One region of Polaromonas hydrogenivorans genomic DNA includes:
- a CDS encoding ATP-binding protein, whose protein sequence is MEPIHTRFGPFRLDEAEALLERDGQAVEIPPRAFQVLCELARRPGQLVTKDALLDAVWGHRHINESALKNIVSQLRQSLGDDARESRFIETAPRRGYRFIAPLGEPVAVRTTAIEAPPAPKASLQEQGEVVGRDRPLAQLHTAWGAAQRGQRQLVFVLGDAGVGKSTLIERFVAESGARVAFGQCIEHYGSGEPYMPVFEALNILCRTDGGDVVVRAMREVAPTWLLQLPWFVNDEDRRNLQREAAGATQDRMLREFGELVDRMPRDWPVLLVLEDLHWSDHATVQLLGYLAHRRGPAAFMVLGTLRPTELVLEDHPLAGLRLQLRTRRLCVELDLESLSEADIGAYLGARLGGGVPEAFVRALHAHTSGLPLFVVNVVDELVNTGALRREGGGWRFPDAAALTVPHSVIALIETQIARLPAEHRRVLGAASVSGVEFLHVPLAEVMGLPVDSLHEMLGDASRRVSWLSATGAKPLADGRIASRYAFGHAMYRQVLYERLAPAQRLQWHRQWAAALASAYAGAAGEIAAELALHYERGGLAMAAAEQLAIVSARALERGAAHEAIAAARRALELGAGQLAKPQELELRVLDGVALTRLHVVADPQVAAAFNRALALRAEGAPAWPRALQGAWWVHYARGEMGPARSLAVQMLALAEHGDAGLRLAAHNAMGLVHMMAGELAPARVQLEAALDIHANEGMDLPPARFVQDPGVEAMCALALVLWVGGEPRRARELVRRAAELAAASRHALSEVTALLTGAILHSLAREFDNVFELTQRLYAVIQEHALPTAQSDFGWLHGRALVARGQGDEGLLLMRKAARSAEETGMCFGLCGYHTHHVSACLAVGLVEEARASVDAGIALAERIGGHLVLPALLRQRAEMLARDGDQQTAEAVLRRAIVLARATGSAYFELLALATARGLGSPLADPARLAELLALYEGDPAPHLDEARAGAR, encoded by the coding sequence ATGGAGCCGATCCACACGCGTTTCGGGCCGTTCCGGCTGGACGAGGCCGAGGCTCTGCTGGAACGTGACGGCCAGGCCGTCGAGATCCCGCCACGCGCCTTCCAGGTGCTGTGCGAACTCGCGCGCCGCCCCGGGCAGTTGGTGACCAAGGACGCGCTGCTCGATGCGGTGTGGGGCCACCGTCACATCAACGAGTCGGCGCTCAAGAACATTGTCAGCCAGCTGCGGCAGTCGCTGGGCGACGACGCGCGCGAATCGCGGTTCATCGAGACGGCGCCGCGGCGCGGCTACCGCTTCATCGCGCCGCTCGGCGAGCCCGTCGCCGTTCGCACCACGGCCATCGAAGCGCCGCCCGCCCCGAAAGCTTCCTTGCAGGAACAAGGGGAGGTCGTCGGCCGCGACCGCCCGCTCGCGCAACTGCACACTGCCTGGGGCGCCGCGCAGCGCGGCCAGCGGCAACTTGTGTTCGTACTGGGCGATGCCGGTGTCGGCAAGAGCACGCTGATCGAACGGTTCGTCGCCGAATCCGGCGCCCGCGTCGCGTTCGGCCAGTGCATCGAGCACTATGGCAGTGGCGAGCCCTACATGCCGGTGTTCGAAGCGCTGAACATCCTGTGCCGCACCGATGGCGGTGACGTGGTGGTGCGCGCGATGCGCGAGGTTGCGCCGACCTGGCTGCTTCAGCTGCCCTGGTTCGTGAACGACGAGGACCGCCGCAACCTGCAGCGCGAAGCGGCCGGCGCGACGCAGGATCGCATGCTGCGCGAGTTCGGCGAGCTGGTTGACCGCATGCCGAGGGATTGGCCGGTGCTGCTCGTGCTGGAAGACCTGCACTGGAGCGATCACGCGACGGTGCAACTGCTCGGCTATCTGGCGCACCGGCGCGGGCCGGCGGCCTTCATGGTGCTAGGCACCTTGCGCCCGACCGAGCTGGTGCTCGAAGACCATCCGCTTGCGGGCCTCAGGCTGCAGTTGCGCACCCGGCGCCTGTGCGTCGAACTCGACCTCGAGTCGTTGTCGGAAGCGGATATCGGCGCCTACCTCGGTGCGCGCCTGGGCGGCGGCGTGCCGGAGGCGTTCGTGCGCGCGCTGCATGCGCACACCTCGGGCCTGCCCTTGTTCGTTGTGAACGTCGTCGATGAACTGGTCAACACGGGAGCGCTGCGGCGAGAAGGAGGCGGCTGGCGCTTCCCCGACGCGGCGGCGCTGACGGTGCCGCACAGCGTGATCGCCCTGATCGAAACGCAGATCGCCCGCTTGCCCGCCGAACACCGGCGCGTGCTCGGCGCCGCGAGCGTGAGCGGCGTGGAGTTCCTGCATGTCCCGCTCGCCGAAGTGATGGGCCTGCCGGTCGATTCGCTCCACGAGATGCTTGGCGATGCGTCGCGCCGCGTGAGTTGGCTGAGCGCCACGGGCGCAAAGCCGCTGGCCGACGGCCGCATCGCGTCGCGCTACGCGTTCGGCCACGCGATGTACCGGCAGGTGCTCTACGAGCGGCTTGCGCCCGCGCAGCGGCTGCAGTGGCACAGGCAATGGGCGGCCGCACTCGCCTCGGCCTACGCGGGCGCTGCGGGCGAGATCGCAGCGGAGCTCGCTTTGCACTACGAACGCGGCGGGCTTGCAATGGCCGCTGCCGAGCAGCTCGCGATTGTTTCGGCGCGCGCGCTCGAACGCGGGGCGGCGCACGAAGCAATCGCAGCCGCACGCCGCGCCCTCGAACTCGGAGCCGGGCAACTCGCAAAACCGCAGGAGCTCGAACTGCGCGTGCTCGACGGCGTGGCGCTGACGCGCCTTCATGTCGTGGCCGATCCGCAGGTGGCCGCGGCCTTCAATCGCGCGCTGGCGCTGCGCGCCGAGGGCGCGCCCGCCTGGCCGCGCGCGCTGCAGGGCGCATGGTGGGTGCATTACGCGCGTGGGGAGATGGGCCCGGCGCGCTCGCTCGCGGTCCAGATGCTTGCGCTGGCCGAGCACGGAGATGCCGGCTTGCGCCTGGCCGCGCACAACGCCATGGGCCTCGTGCACATGATGGCCGGTGAGCTGGCGCCGGCCCGCGTGCAACTCGAAGCGGCCCTAGACATCCACGCCAATGAAGGCATGGACTTGCCGCCCGCGCGGTTCGTGCAGGACCCGGGGGTCGAGGCCATGTGCGCGCTGGCCCTGGTTCTCTGGGTCGGCGGCGAGCCGCGGCGCGCCCGCGAGCTGGTGCGCCGCGCGGCGGAACTCGCGGCAGCCAGCCGCCATGCGCTTAGCGAAGTCACGGCATTGTTGACGGGCGCGATCCTGCATTCGCTCGCGCGCGAGTTCGATAACGTGTTTGAACTCACACAGCGGCTGTACGCCGTCATTCAGGAGCATGCATTACCGACGGCGCAGAGCGATTTCGGCTGGCTGCATGGGCGCGCGCTCGTCGCGCGCGGGCAGGGCGACGAGGGGTTGCTGCTCATGCGCAAGGCGGCCCGCAGCGCGGAGGAAACCGGGATGTGCTTCGGCCTGTGCGGCTACCACACGCACCACGTCTCGGCGTGCCTCGCGGTGGGACTGGTCGAGGAGGCGCGCGCATCCGTCGATGCGGGCATCGCCCTGGCGGAGCGTATCGGCGGCCATCTCGTGCTGCCGGCGCTGCTGCGCCAGCGCGCCGAGATGCTGGCCCGCGATGGCGACCAGCAGACCGCCGAGGCGGTGCTGCGGCGCGCCATCGTCCTCGCGCGCGCGACGGGCTCCGCGTATTTCGAACTGCTGGCGCTGGCGACCGCGCGCGGGCTGGGCAGTCCGCTCGCCGATCCAGCGCGGCTCGCCGAGCTGCTGGCGCTCTACGAAGGCGACCCGGCTCCGCACCTGGACGAGGCGCGCGCCGGCGCGCGATGA
- a CDS encoding TetR/AcrR family transcriptional regulator, translating into MNLVAQNGPIATSIDDVISEAQVSRGTFYKYFDAPASLVEAVAKELSNEILLLIDPLVQQSEDPVVRMATGMRLALRLSLQHPILGGFIARLGWPNLPPDQLMLEFVPRDLELGMQQEKFVRMDMRAAMNLTGGILMGGIHTLLSGMAPQDFPEQAAATVLMGLGVDRTIAKNVAYAKLKSLKIDGDGLIARTLTKSIANR; encoded by the coding sequence ATGAATTTGGTCGCCCAGAACGGACCGATTGCGACATCAATTGACGACGTGATTTCAGAAGCACAGGTTTCAAGGGGGACGTTCTACAAGTACTTTGATGCGCCGGCATCCCTGGTGGAGGCGGTTGCAAAGGAACTTTCCAATGAAATTTTGCTGTTAATCGACCCTCTGGTGCAGCAAAGTGAGGATCCGGTCGTGCGAATGGCTACCGGTATGCGCTTGGCACTTCGTCTATCGCTACAACATCCGATCCTTGGTGGCTTTATTGCCAGACTCGGTTGGCCAAATTTGCCCCCTGATCAACTCATGCTTGAGTTTGTTCCCAGGGATTTGGAGTTGGGAATGCAGCAGGAAAAGTTTGTGCGGATGGATATGCGTGCCGCGATGAACCTCACTGGCGGCATATTGATGGGAGGGATTCACACCCTTCTGTCGGGAATGGCGCCGCAGGATTTTCCCGAGCAGGCGGCGGCAACAGTGCTGATGGGGCTCGGAGTTGACAGAACAATCGCAAAGAATGTGGCTTACGCAAAGCTAAAGTCACTCAAAATCGACGGAGATGGACTAATCGCAAGAACGCTAACGAAAAGTATCGCCAATCGGTAA
- a CDS encoding biphenyl-2,3-diol 1,2-dioxygenase, producing the protein MTKIHTTLHQPESLPQSRLPEHVQPLVCPVPLGRAVELAFLMWEKKALRPTEKFLRDFGLHTVSLTETKLMARGTGTAPAIYVASKGRQNRFVGSAFVMSDDTDLAQYKRELAAIDLNPADIPGGGRGIELLDPAGRKVWLLQGQTPVAPLPVREPVTGLTNSPNALHRVNRPLRTPIEPAKVIRLGHFVLQSVDFMSLAQWYIKVLGLIPSDVQYLADGSPNLAFCRLNLGQTPADHHTVVFVGAIEEKYEHSAYEVVDLDALGQGQQVLRAQGHKHMWGIGRHILGSQLFDYWHDPEGFEMEHYSDGDMFTSDFETCYSPLTFGSIWAWGQDAPSSMKPSKSPKNLLRVFQHLKQGRLNLGRLKLLGEALDPPARPWF; encoded by the coding sequence ATGACCAAAATCCATACAACACTGCACCAGCCCGAGTCTCTCCCCCAGAGCAGACTTCCTGAACATGTTCAGCCACTGGTCTGCCCGGTACCACTGGGACGTGCAGTGGAATTGGCGTTTTTGATGTGGGAGAAGAAAGCACTGCGGCCCACAGAAAAATTTCTGCGTGACTTCGGCCTTCATACGGTGTCGCTGACCGAGACGAAGCTCATGGCCAGAGGGACTGGAACGGCTCCTGCGATCTACGTCGCAAGCAAAGGGCGGCAAAACCGCTTTGTGGGGTCGGCGTTTGTCATGTCGGATGACACCGATCTCGCCCAATACAAACGGGAACTGGCTGCAATCGACCTCAATCCGGCGGACATCCCCGGGGGAGGTCGCGGGATTGAGCTTTTGGACCCTGCGGGGAGAAAGGTGTGGCTGCTACAGGGGCAAACCCCCGTGGCCCCATTGCCAGTGCGTGAACCTGTCACGGGGCTCACCAATAGCCCTAATGCGTTGCACAGAGTAAACAGGCCCTTGCGCACTCCGATTGAGCCAGCAAAAGTTATTCGCCTTGGGCACTTTGTGCTGCAGTCAGTGGATTTCATGAGCCTGGCGCAGTGGTACATCAAGGTGCTTGGCCTTATCCCCTCTGATGTTCAGTATCTGGCAGATGGCTCCCCCAATCTAGCGTTCTGCCGGCTCAATTTGGGGCAGACACCTGCTGACCATCACACGGTTGTATTCGTCGGAGCGATCGAAGAAAAGTACGAGCACAGTGCTTATGAGGTTGTAGATCTGGATGCGCTCGGTCAGGGGCAGCAGGTGCTAAGGGCCCAAGGGCATAAGCACATGTGGGGAATCGGTCGCCACATCTTGGGCAGCCAGCTATTTGACTACTGGCATGACCCTGAAGGCTTTGAGATGGAGCACTACTCCGACGGGGATATGTTTACTTCAGATTTCGAGACCTGCTATTCGCCATTGACGTTTGGAAGCATCTGGGCGTGGGGGCAAGACGCGCCATCGAGCATGAAACCGAGCAAATCTCCGAAGAATTTATTGCGTGTGTTTCAGCACCTTAAACAGGGGCGCTTAAACCTTGGCCGACTCAAGTTATTGGGCGAGGCATTGGACCCCCCAGCTCGACCCTGGTTCTAA
- a CDS encoding fumarylacetoacetate hydrolase family protein → MALTLVHYTDGKTAGWGVVFDRRLAPLAAGALTTGELIDQHWDDIWTKTPNDASIALSSVKLLSPVTRNQQFICQGTNYASHVRESGMDPKSISFNTIFTKASSSIVAADEPVARPAHVAMLDYEIELGLVMRRSIPAGTQVKPDELHKWLAGLVIVNDLSARDIQLPQVQFYKGKSYRGFGPVGPYLLLPTAAEWKRWPDLHMRLAVNGQTRQDAYGREMIYQPAPTLTELAQLQDLFAGDLIATGTPAGCAARAPSKAVMFIFRHFVSDAGKWKLFIKKNAANPAYLRPGDQISATIRTDDGVLDLGEQTTKIVHP, encoded by the coding sequence ATGGCACTCACACTTGTTCATTACACAGATGGAAAAACCGCGGGCTGGGGAGTGGTTTTTGACCGCCGCCTGGCGCCACTGGCGGCAGGCGCACTGACGACCGGCGAATTGATCGACCAACACTGGGATGACATCTGGACAAAAACACCGAATGACGCAAGCATTGCCTTGAGTTCGGTGAAGCTGCTATCGCCGGTTACGCGAAACCAGCAGTTCATCTGCCAAGGAACCAACTACGCCAGTCATGTGCGCGAATCAGGAATGGACCCTAAGTCCATTTCGTTCAATACGATCTTTACCAAAGCTTCCTCGTCAATCGTTGCAGCAGATGAGCCAGTCGCTCGCCCTGCCCATGTGGCGATGCTCGACTACGAGATTGAGTTAGGTCTGGTAATGCGGCGCTCCATACCGGCAGGAACCCAGGTCAAACCCGATGAATTGCACAAGTGGTTAGCGGGTCTGGTGATCGTGAACGATCTGTCAGCCCGTGATATTCAGCTGCCACAAGTACAGTTTTACAAGGGCAAGAGCTACCGAGGATTCGGCCCAGTCGGCCCCTACCTGCTGTTGCCCACTGCTGCGGAATGGAAGCGCTGGCCCGACTTGCATATGCGCCTGGCAGTGAATGGCCAGACCCGCCAGGACGCGTACGGCCGCGAAATGATTTATCAACCGGCACCCACGCTTACCGAGTTGGCGCAGCTGCAGGATCTTTTTGCTGGCGACCTGATCGCTACAGGCACGCCAGCAGGATGCGCGGCACGCGCACCGAGCAAAGCAGTCATGTTCATTTTCCGGCACTTTGTGAGTGATGCAGGCAAGTGGAAGCTCTTCATCAAAAAGAATGCCGCTAACCCGGCGTATCTTCGCCCCGGTGACCAGATATCCGCAACCATTCGAACCGACGACGGGGTGCTGGATTTGGGTGAACAAACTACAAAAATCGTACACCCATGA
- a CDS encoding alcohol dehydrogenase catalytic domain-containing protein codes for MSIHGNKAVTFDELGKLRWAECPDTPLRADEIEVSVGLSTVNPIDVKRRHGYGRRVFQLKGANAKNLALGNDFVGTISKIGSAVVDLKPGDRVFGVKPPSKYGPHALRVVVKQEQALRAVPDLSDELLVTLPYNTCTVLRSFESIGLNPLSAKDKKILVCGASGGLGSIALGLLRQWGAEITAVARAENHARCLAQGACVVCTVEELSDRQARFDAVLNFASWELDSVLCSALRSGAMGYATTVHPLLSLLDEKGLLPGAIAALHKRRQCRKNVPQGARYAWALFSLKAGDLQLMQDFALSARPQPHIGIRTPMPQAHLAFAHVEQMRAGRALLANITH; via the coding sequence ATGAGTATCCATGGCAACAAGGCGGTCACATTTGACGAACTGGGGAAGCTTCGCTGGGCGGAATGCCCGGACACTCCCCTGCGCGCGGACGAAATTGAAGTCTCGGTTGGCCTGTCAACGGTTAACCCAATCGACGTGAAGCGCCGCCATGGCTATGGCCGAAGAGTGTTTCAACTCAAGGGCGCAAACGCCAAGAACCTGGCACTGGGCAATGACTTTGTCGGCACCATTTCAAAAATCGGAAGCGCAGTGGTTGATTTAAAGCCCGGAGATCGGGTCTTTGGCGTCAAGCCACCATCAAAGTACGGTCCCCACGCCCTGCGAGTCGTCGTCAAGCAAGAGCAGGCACTTAGGGCCGTCCCGGACTTGAGTGATGAACTATTAGTCACGCTCCCCTATAACACCTGCACTGTCTTACGCTCCTTTGAATCGATTGGACTCAACCCCCTGTCGGCCAAAGACAAGAAGATTTTGGTGTGCGGTGCAAGTGGCGGGTTGGGCAGCATTGCGCTTGGCTTACTTCGCCAGTGGGGGGCTGAAATCACGGCCGTCGCCCGCGCTGAAAACCACGCCCGGTGTTTGGCACAGGGTGCATGCGTCGTATGCACTGTCGAGGAACTCTCCGATCGGCAAGCCAGATTTGACGCTGTGCTGAACTTTGCGTCGTGGGAACTCGATTCCGTCTTGTGCAGCGCTTTGCGGTCAGGCGCAATGGGCTATGCCACCACGGTACACCCCTTGCTCTCACTTCTGGACGAAAAAGGATTGCTGCCAGGAGCCATTGCTGCCCTGCACAAACGCAGACAGTGTCGCAAAAATGTTCCACAAGGTGCCCGTTACGCATGGGCTCTGTTTAGTTTGAAAGCTGGAGATCTGCAATTAATGCAGGACTTCGCTCTCAGCGCACGTCCACAGCCACACATTGGCATACGCACTCCCATGCCCCAAGCCCATCTTGCATTCGCGCATGTGGAACAGATGCGCGCAGGGCGTGCCCTCCTCGCAAATATCACACATTGA
- a CDS encoding acyl-CoA synthetase: MPTLQHTIRSIADVKRLENSGPWQARIPATNTYDLLRLACHKYASKTALQFLTSGKADAPTLKQTYAELMQSVHRTANALHTLGVTPATPVAILLPNLLETHWALWGAQASGIASPINPMLEADYIARICNETRAEVLIVLGPLPGSDIWPKAAKVVQAVPSIRTVMVVTPENLGTPELSSLAIEVGRSGVDVCDFHTALRAAVPDRLMSERVFSQNEPCAYFHTGGTTGYPKVAIHTHANEAFLAWVLESLFDQDQVLLCGLPLFHVNGAIVTGLSAFHCGFEVVMLTAGGFRTPGVLDNFWAFANRFKATSFSAVPTIYAALTHKPLPPKGLLTLKRGVCGAAPLPPQVAIEFERATGLGIFEGYGLTEGTCVSAINPLSGEAKLGTVGIRIPYQDLRTFKVDSNGKAMGESAPGEVGVVGIRGPNVFGGYLRAKDNDGIWLGDGWLNTGDLAYLDAEERLVLCGRAKDLIIRGGHNIDPAMIEDALTAHPAIAMAAAVGEPDAHAGEIPVAYVMLKPSQSIDEAALAAHARNTIPERAAVPVRIEVLPLLPLTAVGKISKPHLRLLATQHAVLRALNDAGLTGVTSESALSPEKGVVVQVTCAAGQLNAVQAALGRFNLNMEWKELTV, encoded by the coding sequence ATGCCCACTCTACAACACACCATCAGAAGCATCGCAGACGTCAAGCGGCTGGAAAACTCAGGCCCGTGGCAGGCTCGTATTCCGGCGACAAACACCTACGATTTATTGCGACTGGCCTGCCACAAGTACGCCAGCAAAACAGCCCTGCAGTTTTTGACTTCCGGGAAAGCAGATGCACCCACACTCAAGCAAACCTACGCCGAGTTGATGCAGTCCGTTCACCGAACTGCCAACGCTTTGCATACGCTGGGTGTTACGCCTGCCACGCCGGTTGCCATACTGCTGCCCAATTTGCTGGAGACGCATTGGGCCCTTTGGGGTGCACAGGCAAGCGGCATTGCCAGCCCTATCAACCCGATGCTGGAAGCGGACTACATCGCCCGCATTTGCAACGAGACACGAGCCGAGGTTCTTATCGTCCTGGGGCCGCTGCCTGGCTCGGACATCTGGCCCAAAGCGGCCAAGGTGGTGCAAGCGGTACCCAGCATCCGCACAGTGATGGTGGTGACTCCCGAAAACCTGGGTACACCGGAACTCTCAAGCCTGGCGATAGAAGTGGGGCGTTCGGGGGTTGATGTCTGCGATTTTCATACCGCTTTGCGCGCTGCGGTACCTGACCGGCTGATGAGCGAAAGGGTGTTTTCGCAGAACGAACCCTGCGCCTATTTTCATACCGGTGGTACGACGGGCTACCCCAAGGTGGCAATCCACACCCATGCCAATGAAGCGTTCCTTGCCTGGGTACTCGAATCGCTTTTTGACCAAGACCAGGTTCTGCTCTGCGGCCTGCCGTTGTTCCATGTCAACGGGGCCATCGTCACAGGGCTGTCGGCCTTCCATTGCGGTTTTGAAGTGGTCATGCTGACCGCGGGTGGCTTTCGGACCCCGGGTGTTTTGGATAATTTTTGGGCGTTCGCCAACCGCTTCAAGGCCACCTCCTTTAGTGCGGTTCCGACCATCTACGCTGCGTTGACCCACAAGCCTTTGCCGCCCAAAGGGCTGCTGACCCTGAAGCGGGGCGTGTGTGGCGCTGCACCCTTGCCACCTCAAGTTGCCATCGAATTTGAAAGGGCCACGGGGCTGGGCATTTTTGAAGGTTATGGGCTTACCGAAGGAACCTGCGTGTCTGCTATCAACCCACTCTCGGGCGAAGCGAAATTAGGCACTGTCGGCATCCGCATCCCCTACCAGGATCTGCGCACCTTCAAAGTCGATTCCAATGGCAAAGCCATGGGCGAATCGGCACCTGGCGAAGTGGGTGTTGTCGGCATCCGTGGCCCCAATGTTTTTGGTGGCTATCTGCGTGCCAAAGACAACGACGGCATCTGGCTCGGCGATGGCTGGTTGAACACCGGCGACTTGGCATATCTGGATGCTGAAGAACGACTGGTGCTTTGTGGACGCGCCAAAGATTTGATCATTCGTGGTGGCCACAACATTGATCCGGCCATGATCGAGGATGCCCTCACGGCGCATCCGGCAATCGCCATGGCGGCGGCCGTTGGGGAACCGGATGCGCACGCAGGTGAAATACCGGTGGCGTACGTGATGCTCAAGCCATCACAAAGCATCGACGAGGCGGCCTTGGCAGCGCACGCCCGCAACACCATTCCCGAACGCGCTGCAGTGCCAGTACGTATTGAAGTGTTGCCGTTATTGCCCCTGACTGCAGTCGGAAAAATCTCCAAGCCCCATCTGCGCTTGCTCGCAACTCAACACGCCGTGTTACGGGCCTTGAACGATGCTGGATTGACAGGCGTCACCAGTGAGTCCGCTCTGAGTCCGGAGAAAGGCGTGGTGGTTCAGGTGACGTGCGCAGCAGGGCAACTCAACGCCGTGCAAGCCGCACTGGGACGCTTTAACTTGAATATGGAATGGAAGGAACTGACGGTATGA